The DNA region CGGCGTGTGCTCGGTCATGGCACCACCCTCGCGCCGTCCGGGCCCGGCAGCCAGCACCCTGTGATTCCCGAGGAACGCCGTTCCTGGTACTGCGAGGGCCACCCATACTGGATCGCATGGACACCAGCACCGACACCGGTACCGACCCGGGCACCGCCACCCGCGGGGGCGAGGGCACCACCGACACCGCCGGCGCGACGGGTACCGCGGCCACCGGCGCGACCGCCGTCGTGGACGGGGTCGGCGACCCCGGCCGGGCGCTCGGCGCGTTCCTGCGGGCCCGCCGCGGCCGGGTGGCCCCCGAGCTGGTCGGCCTCGCCGGGGGCGGACGGCGGCGGGTGCAGGGGCTGCGCCGCGAGGAGCTGGCCCAACTGGCCGGGATCAGCGTGGACTACTACGTCCGCCTGGAGCAGGGCCGCTCCACCCAGCCGTCGCCCGAGGTCCTCGACGCGCTCGCCCGCACCCTCGGGCTGGACGAGGCCGAGCGCCGCCACCTCGACACGCTGGCCTCCGCCCGGCGGGCGCCGGTGCCCAGGCCCAGGGTCGGGACGGTGCTGCGCCGGATGCTGGACGCGCTGGGCGCCGACCTCCCCGCCTTCGTGACCGACCACCGCCTCGACGTCGTCGCGTGGAACGGCCCGGGCGCCGAACTCATCGGCGGCGTCGGCGAGGTGCCGCGCCGTGACCGCAACCAGGCCCGTTTCCTGTTCCTCGACCCGGAGTCCCGGACCGTCCACCCCGACTGGGCGGACCGCGCGGCGGAGGCCGTCGGCCAGCTGCGGGTGGCCGCCGGGACATGGCCGGACGACGCCGAACTGATCGCGCTGATCCGCCTGCTGTCCTCGCGGAGCGGCGACTTCCGGCGGATCTGGGACTCCGGCGAGGTGGTGATGTGCGCGGCCGGCCGCAAGCGCCTGCACCACCCGGCGACCGGGGTGCTCACCCTGGACTTCGAGCCCCTGAACATCCCGGCGGCCCCCGGCCAGACCGGCCTGGTGCTGCACGTGTTCAGCGCGGGCGAGGACGCCGGCACCGCCGCCGCCCTGACCCGCCTCGCGGCGGCCGGCAGCGGCGGCGGCACGGGCGGTGGCGGGGGCGGCGCGGAGCAGGCCGACTGAGCCGGTGCGGTCGGGGCGGCCCCGCCACCGGTGCGGTCCTCCCGGCCGGATCGTCGAGCGCTGCCGGGTGGGAGGGCGACTCGCCCCGACCGCCCGCGCGTGTGGCCGATGTGGTGTTTTCGGACAGAACGGGTGGTCGGGGCGGGGGATTCCGGTCACGGTTCGTGGGCACCCGGTCCTGCCGGGGTGGGTCTCGCATGCTGGACGGGTGCCCCGGCTCCGATCGGGTGGGGGTGCTTCCGTAGCTGTACCCACTCGGAGGTGGACGTATGAGGTCGGGGATTCGTACGTGGGTGTGCGGGGCGGGCGTCGCCCTGGCGATGGTGGCGGCGGGGGCGCCGGTGGCGGGCGCGACGCCCGCCGACACGCCGGTGCGGCCGGGGATGATCGACATCGCGGACCTGCCGCCGGACTCGCTGACCTGGATGGGAGGGGCGTCGGACCAGCCGGGCGGGAGCTTGATGCCGACCTGTCTGTGGGAGTGGGGCAGCGACGTGCCGGAGGAGAACATCTGGAGCGCCGACTTCTTCACCTCGGAGACGGCCGCGGCCGTCGAGCGGGTCTGGGTGCTGCCGACGGAGGCCGAGGCGGTCGCGCTGGCCGAGTCGCTCCGGCAGGCCTACGCGGGCTGCGCAGACCGCCTCCGCGCCGCGTACCCGGGTGACGTCGTGACCGGCTACGACCACGGCTCGGTCGCCGTCGAGGAGGGCGCGACCGTGGGCGGGGTGAAGCGCACCCGCACCTCCCCCTGGTCGTCGTACAACAACTACCTGTTCGGCGTGGGCAGGGACGGCAGCACCGTCGTCATCGTCGACTGGGAGAGCAACTGGACCCAGCCGGACGTGCCCGCCTTCAAGGAGACCGTCAAGGCGGCGGTCAACAAGCTGTACTGATCGGGCTGTTGTCCTGCGGCCCCGCGCCACCCGGCTCCGGCCGGGCGGCGCGGCGCCCCCGCCACCCCGCCCCGTCAGGGCAGGCAGAGCACCAGCAGGCAGCTGCGCACCTTCACGTCGTCGATGACCGGGCCGCCGTAGCCGGGGGTGGTGCTGGCGAAGGTGAGGGTGACGGAGGAGCCCAGCAGGTTGGTGAACGCGGCGGTCTGCTCGGTGTAGCCCATGGAGCGGAAGCCGTGCCCGGTGGTGTCGAAGGAGAAGTCGAGCACCGTCGTGCCGTCGACCCGCACCTGGCCGGTCTTGAGCGCGGGGGCCCACGCCGGGTTGCCCGCCAGCTTGAAGGTGACGAGGTACGTCGTCAGCGGTGCCACCGGGAAGGTCTGCGAGACGCTGCCGGTGGTGCTGCCGTTGAGGTCGAGCGACTGGTGGCCCTCGGCGACGTCCCAGAGGCGGTCGGAGGTGAGGTCGGCACTGTCGCCGCCGACTGTCCAGGGGCCGAAGGTCTGGCCGCCGAGGTAGTCGGTGAACGGCGACGGGGAGGGGACGACCGGGCTCTCGAAGCCCCCGTCGGAGAAGCCCGCCACCGCTGCGGTGGCACCGGCGCCGGGCGCGGCGCGGGGAGCGTCACCGGGCGCGGCCGAGGCGCTGCCGGCGGTGGCGGTCAACAGGAGGGCGGCGGAGAGGACGGCGGCGGAGACGGCGGTGGCGGACGGGCGGAGCGGGCGCATGGAGGCCTTTCCGGTCGTGCGACGCCACCCGCGCGCCTGGCGGCCCGGGTGGCGGGGTCTCCGGCCGGGAGCCCCTCCCGGAGTGTGCGGTCCCGTGCACGCCCCGCCAAGGGGCCGGGCGTGGTGCGCGGGAGCACGGTGACCACGGCGGGGGCGGGAGTGCCGTCCGCATGGCGCGCGACCGGAAGCGCACGCCCCAGTGCGCGCCCTGCTCGTCCCCGCCCCGCCGCCGGACCCGTCCCTCAATCGGCCTGCACCGGAGCGCCGTTGCCCTCCGTCGGGATGATGACGAGGACCAGGTCGGTGCCGGGCGGGTCCTCGCGGTGCGAGACGTGGAAGTCGTCGGTGAGGCGGGCGATCAGGCCGAGTCCGCGGCCCGAGGTGCCGAGCCCGGGGGCCGCGTCGGGGGCGGGCGGGGCCGGCGGGGTGAAGCCCGGCCCGTCGTCTCCGACGGTCACGGTCAGCCGTCCGTCGGTGAGTTGCCACCGCAGCCGGACGGCCGTGCCGGGCCGCTGACGGTTGCCGTGCACGATGGCGTTGGCCGCCGCCTCGTGGACGGCGAGGCCGATCCGGTAGCGGTCTTCCTCGCCGAACTCGCAGGCGTCGGCGATCTGTTCGGCCCAGGCCCTGGCGGCGTCGACGCTCGCCACCTCGGAGGGCAGCTCCGTCTGCGGGGGAGGCATCACCGTCGCTGCTCCTTGCCTGGTCACCGTCAACGCCGCGGGCGAGCCTAGGAGCCGGCGCGGTGGTGGCCCGGGCGGCGCTCGTGTCGTTCACTCGAACGAGTGGGCAAGGAGCGGGAAGTCGGCGGGTCCGACATCCTGGGAGCGTCGGCTCCCGGCCCGCACCGCCCCTGTGTGAGCCGGCGGTGCGGCGGCCGGAGTCGCCCTGACCGACGAGGGAGGCGCTCGACCGGGCGCACATCGTTTGTGTGCGCCCTTTCCTGGTCTGGCGCGAGCCGGTTGCACTCCTTCACGCCCCGCGGTGCCGTGCGCGGGAGCGGCGCGCCTGCGGCGAGTGGTGCGCATCCGACCGATTGACTGGCGCCGCGATGCAGGGCGGCCCCGCCCCGCCCCGCCGTGTGCGCCATCCCCGCCCGCGCCCGCCCTCAGGTGAGGACGGCAATGAAGGTTCTGACCCACAACGTGATGTCCCTGTCGTGGCTGATGCAGCAGGGCGAGGCCGCCGAGTCCGCGCACGTCGGCGGCCACGACCTGCTGGTCCTCCGGGAGCTCTTCGGCCCCGACCCGTCGGAGGGGCCGCTGAAGCGACTGGAGGGCAGGGGCCATCTCCACCGCCCGGTGACGGCGGGCTGCTGAGGCGGCGGTCGACGCCGGCGCGGAGCGCGCCGGACCAGAACGGCGGGGAAGGCACGGGGGCCACTGAAGTGGAACCGAGGAGAGGAAGGAAGCGATGTCCGAACAGAACTACATCGCCGTCACGATCGGCAACCGCACCACGACCGCACTGGAGGTGCAGAAGCACGACCTGTACTCGGGGACGTGGGAGGCCGAAGGCGACTTCCCGCCGGTGGAGGTCCCGGCCGGCAAGGAGCTGACCGCGTTCCGCGCCAGCGGCAGGCCGGGCACCGCGGCGGGCACCGAGGGTTACGTCGTCTACGAGCTGGGGGACGGGTCGGGCGCCACCGTCAAGGTCTACTGGGACGCCCCGTGGGGCAGCACCTACAACAACCTCAAGGTCGACTCGTCCGACTCCGGCATCACGGTCGAGGTGGAGGGCTGGTCGGGGAGCGGTGTCACGGAGGAGGTGACCCTCACCGTCCACGACGACCGCTGACCCGTCCGGCCGCCCGCGCGAAGCGGGCCCAACTCGTACACGTGCACGGGGAATTCACCGGGCCCCGCCCGTCGACCGACGGGCGGGGCCCGGTGCGGTCGGCGAGACGTGGACGGCCGTGCGGCTCGGGCTCACGCATTCGACCCCGGCGGGTGGTGGGAGACCCCGTCGGCTCCGATGCGGTCCGGATCGGCGTGGATGCGGGGTGTCGGCGCGACCGCGCTCCTACGGTGGGACGCTCCGTTGCCATTCCGAGGGAAGGTGCACCATGGCTGAACAGCTCTACGCGATCCTCAAGACGAACCAGGGCGACATCGAGGTGCGGCTGCTGCCGGACCACGCGCCCAAGACCGTGAAGAACTTCGTCGAACTCGCCAACGGCGAGCGCGAGTGGGTGAACCCCGAGACCGGACGGAAGACCACGGACAGGCTGTACGACGGCACGGTCTTCCACCGCGTGATCGAGGGCTTCATGATCCAGGGCGGCGACCCGCTGGGGAACGGCACCGGCGGCCCGGGCTACAAGTTCGCCGACGAGTTCCACCCGGACCTCGCCTTCACCAGGCCCTACCTGCTGGCGATGGCCAACGCCGGCCCGGGCACCAACGGTTCGCAGTTCTTCATCACCGTCTCCCCGACCAGCTGGCTGACGGGGAAGCACACCATCTTCGGCGAGGTGACCGGCGACGCCGGGAGGAAGGTGGTGGACGCGATCGCCACCGCCGAGACCAACCCGCGCACGGACCGCCCGGTCAAGGACGTCGTCATCGAGTCGGTCGTTGTCGAGACCCGCTGAGCCCTGCCGAAGGCCGTTGCCGGGCCGCTGCTTGGCAGGACCCGCCCCGGGGACAGTGCGTACGGGGGATGACGCGCTGTGCCCGGGGCGGTGCCCTGTAGAGACCTTGGCACAGTCGAAGGGCCGGTGGGAACACCTCGCGGAGATCGGGTGGGAAGAGGGGACCAAAGGCCCAATCCGCCCTCTTGTCGAAGAATGTGAACTTCCTTGCCCGCGTGGCGAATACGGTCCGGGGCGGGATTTGCGCGCCGTAGGGGCGGCGGACGTCGTAGGGGTGCGGCGGTCAGGGACTGGGGGCGGACGGGGGTGCTGGGGGCGAGGCGGTGGGGGCGGGTCGGGGGAGGGGGTGGTGGTGCCTGAGGACGGGGTAGGCCCAGGCGACGAGGGCGAGGAGGAGGGCGAAGGGGAGGAGCGTGTAGGCGGTCGCGGCGGCAGGGCCGGTGCCGGTGCCGGTGCCGGTGCCGGTGTTGGTGGGAGGTGGGGCCGAGGCCGACCGGCGGTGACGGTCAGGCGGCGGCATGGGCGGCGCCGCTCGGCTCGGTCGCGGCGGTGGGGGAGAAGTGGGGGGCGGTGAGGTCGAGTTCGGCCCACACGGTCTTGGAGTTGGGGTGGCGGGGGAGGGTGCCCCAGCGGTCGGCGAGGGCGTCGACGAGCGTGAGGCCGCGGCCCGACTGGGCGTCCGCGGAGCAGGTGGCGGGGAGGACGGGGTGGCGGTCGCCCCGGCAGTCGGAGATCTCGATGCGGAGCACGGTGGTGCGCGACCGGCGCACGGTGGTGAGGGTGAGCGCCAGTTCGAACCCGCGCCCCGGGGTGCGCCCGTGCACGGACGCGTTCGCGGCCAGCTCGGCGACGATCAGGAGGGCGGAGTGATAGCCCTCGGGGGAGAGGGAGTTGACGCCCCAGGAGCACAGTTGCTGTCTGGCGATCCGGCGGCAGATCGCAGCTCCCTTGGGGGTGGAGGAGAGGAGCGCGGAGTGGGCGCGCGGCGCGGCGTTGTCGAGGGGGAATTCGGACTTCATGAGGGAAATCGTGCTGGCCCGGAAGTACGCTGACCAGGCACCCGGTGAGTACGGAGAGTACTTGTAGGCGTGCGCACGGTTGCCTGTTCGGACTGTTGGGCGTGACCTGAAACAGGGGTGGTCGCAGTGGGTGACGTACGGGGTGGCGGAGAAAGCGGCGAGGCGCGGCCGGAGTTGGCCGAGGACCTCACGGAGGTGTCGGACTTCTTCCGCGCACTCGGCAAGCAGATCAAGCTGCTGCGGGAGCGCGCGGGCATGACGCAGAAGGAACTGGCCGGCCATGTCGGCTACACCGAGGCCCTGATCGGCGCGGTCGAGCGGGGAAAGCGCACCCCGCAGCCGGAGTTGCTGGAAGCAGCGGACAAACTCCTCAACGCGGGAGGGCTGCTGAACGTTGCGAAGGATGACGTCCAGCGGGCGAAGGCCAAGGCCCGCGTGCGGCATCCCGCGTGGTTCCGCGACTATGCGGGCCTGGAGGCGGAGGCGGTGGAGATCCACGAGTACAGCACCTTGGTGTTTCCTGGCCTGCTGCAGACCGAGGCGCACGCGCGTGCCCTCTATGGCATGCGACAGCCGCTGCTCACTGAGGAGATCATTGAGCAGCGTGTGGCCGCGCGATTGGCGCGACAGGAGGTCTTGAGTCGATGGCCCCGGGCGATCTTCAGCTGGGTGATCGACGAGAGCGTCTTGCATAGGCCGTTGGGGGGATGGGGTGTGCACAGCGGACAGCTGGAGCACCTAATGGCGGTGGGGCGGACTCGGGGGATGACGCTTCAAGTGATGCCGCTGGAGCGATTCGAGCATCCCGGTATGGGTGGCCCGTTCACGCTGATCACCCCTAAGGGGCGGTCGCAGAACGGCTACGTTGAGATCCAGCAGAGCAGTCGCCTGATCACGGATCAGGAGGAAGTCCGTATCATGAATGCGCGATACGGCACCCTCAGGGCGCAGGCGCTCACTCCTCAAGAGTCCCTGTCCCTGATCGAGAAGATGCTGGGAGAACGATGAGCACGAAGCTGGCATGGTTCAAGAGCAGCTACAGCAGCAACGAAGGTGGCCAGTGCGTTGAGGTAGCCGAGACGACCGCCGCTGTCCTCGTGCGTGACTCCAAGGACAAGTCCGGTCCCCATCTCACCTTCTCCCCGGCGGCCTGGCAGGCGTTCGTCCAGCTTGCCGCGTCCGTCGAGGTCTGAGTCGACGCTCCTCCGGGTGGCCCGCCGCTGTTCAGTGGCGGGCCACCGGCGTACCGTCGTGGTGCTGTCCGCTTCTCTCCGGCAGGGGGAGTCCATGAGCATCGAACCGGTGTGGATCAAGAGCAGCTATAGCACCAACGAAGACGCGAACTGTGTCGAGATCGCCTGGCACAAGAGCAGCTACAGCACGAATGAGGGCGCCGAGTGCATCGAGGTTGCCGAGACGACTGCTGCCGTCCTCGTGCGTGACTCCAAGGACAAGTCCGGCCCCCATCTCACCTTCTCCCCGGCGGCCTGGCAGGCGTTCGTCTCGTTCGCCCGCGCCACTGCCTGACCTACCCTCACCGAACCTCCGGCCGTCCGCCATCCGGCGGACGGCCGCGGTCTGTACGGGTGTCCTCCCCGTCCTGTACCGGCCGTCCTGGTAGCACTGCGGCCATGTCCCACCACCTCAGCGGTCCGAACCTCCGCTCGCCGCGCAGCGACGCCCGGCTCGACCTCACCGACCTGTTCGCCTTCCCTGCGGCCGGCGCCCCCGGCCGGACCGTCCTCATCCTGGACGCGCACCCGTACGCGACGGTCCCCGGCGCCGCGTTCCACCCCGACGCCGTCTACCGCCTCAACGT from Kitasatospora sp. NBC_00458 includes:
- a CDS encoding peptidylprolyl isomerase, coding for MAEQLYAILKTNQGDIEVRLLPDHAPKTVKNFVELANGEREWVNPETGRKTTDRLYDGTVFHRVIEGFMIQGGDPLGNGTGGPGYKFADEFHPDLAFTRPYLLAMANAGPGTNGSQFFITVSPTSWLTGKHTIFGEVTGDAGRKVVDAIATAETNPRTDRPVKDVVIESVVVETR
- a CDS encoding DUF397 domain-containing protein; its protein translation is MSTKLAWFKSSYSSNEGGQCVEVAETTAAVLVRDSKDKSGPHLTFSPAAWQAFVQLAASVEV
- a CDS encoding helix-turn-helix transcriptional regulator gives rise to the protein MDTSTDTGTDPGTATRGGEGTTDTAGATGTAATGATAVVDGVGDPGRALGAFLRARRGRVAPELVGLAGGGRRRVQGLRREELAQLAGISVDYYVRLEQGRSTQPSPEVLDALARTLGLDEAERRHLDTLASARRAPVPRPRVGTVLRRMLDALGADLPAFVTDHRLDVVAWNGPGAELIGGVGEVPRRDRNQARFLFLDPESRTVHPDWADRAAEAVGQLRVAAGTWPDDAELIALIRLLSSRSGDFRRIWDSGEVVMCAAGRKRLHHPATGVLTLDFEPLNIPAAPGQTGLVLHVFSAGEDAGTAAALTRLAAAGSGGGTGGGGGGAEQAD
- a CDS encoding helix-turn-helix domain-containing protein, translated to MGDVRGGGESGEARPELAEDLTEVSDFFRALGKQIKLLRERAGMTQKELAGHVGYTEALIGAVERGKRTPQPELLEAADKLLNAGGLLNVAKDDVQRAKAKARVRHPAWFRDYAGLEAEAVEIHEYSTLVFPGLLQTEAHARALYGMRQPLLTEEIIEQRVAARLARQEVLSRWPRAIFSWVIDESVLHRPLGGWGVHSGQLEHLMAVGRTRGMTLQVMPLERFEHPGMGGPFTLITPKGRSQNGYVEIQQSSRLITDQEEVRIMNARYGTLRAQALTPQESLSLIEKMLGER
- a CDS encoding DUF397 domain-containing protein, yielding MSIEPVWIKSSYSTNEDANCVEIAWHKSSYSTNEGAECIEVAETTAAVLVRDSKDKSGPHLTFSPAAWQAFVSFARATA
- a CDS encoding ATP-binding protein, translating into MKSEFPLDNAAPRAHSALLSSTPKGAAICRRIARQQLCSWGVNSLSPEGYHSALLIVAELAANASVHGRTPGRGFELALTLTTVRRSRTTVLRIEISDCRGDRHPVLPATCSADAQSGRGLTLVDALADRWGTLPRHPNSKTVWAELDLTAPHFSPTAATEPSGAAHAAA
- a CDS encoding aegerolysin family protein, yielding MSEQNYIAVTIGNRTTTALEVQKHDLYSGTWEAEGDFPPVEVPAGKELTAFRASGRPGTAAGTEGYVVYELGDGSGATVKVYWDAPWGSTYNNLKVDSSDSGITVEVEGWSGSGVTEEVTLTVHDDR
- a CDS encoding DUF642 domain-containing protein; the encoded protein is MRPLRPSATAVSAAVLSAALLLTATAGSASAAPGDAPRAAPGAGATAAVAGFSDGGFESPVVPSPSPFTDYLGGQTFGPWTVGGDSADLTSDRLWDVAEGHQSLDLNGSTTGSVSQTFPVAPLTTYLVTFKLAGNPAWAPALKTGQVRVDGTTVLDFSFDTTGHGFRSMGYTEQTAAFTNLLGSSVTLTFASTTPGYGGPVIDDVKVRSCLLVLCLP
- a CDS encoding ATP-binding protein; the encoded protein is MPPPQTELPSEVASVDAARAWAEQIADACEFGEEDRYRIGLAVHEAAANAIVHGNRQRPGTAVRLRWQLTDGRLTVTVGDDGPGFTPPAPPAPDAAPGLGTSGRGLGLIARLTDDFHVSHREDPPGTDLVLVIIPTEGNGAPVQAD